One window of the Capnocytophaga haemolytica genome contains the following:
- a CDS encoding S41 family peptidase, with amino-acid sequence MVKKFLLVSLIGLSVLSCGDDFDDKPVVPPVNKEPVNEDPKSDSEDVNLHVKDFIWQGLNSYYLWQGDVKDLADKRFGDSIPDLKNAKYKKFLEGYDNPKTLFYNLLNNYGRIDRFSYITDDYTVLEEAFKGISLSSGMDYQLMAYDNNGVVAVVRYVLPNSGAEAAGIKRGDAFTKVDGELLNTSNYRSLLLSGKTQLTLEMAKIEVGENNRYKVINTGKTVTLTQTKLTENPILISKVIEKGGHKIGYLMYNSFVADFDLKLNEVFAKFKAEGVTDLVLDLRYNGGGRVSSAIYLSSMITGQFNKQLFSKEQWNSKLQPIREKIGGVENFFVDKIYNNTGTTSLANINSLGLTRLYVLTTGRTASASELVINGLRAYIEVTQIGGTTVGKNQASVTVYDYIGTGRSRVKNPSHKWAMQPLVLKMANAKGFSDYTSGLAPTIELKENLSNMGVLGEESEPFLAKAIERITGQTSRAYTRKTVAPSLEVIDDSKSGIFGYNEMYK; translated from the coding sequence ATGGTAAAGAAATTTCTATTAGTAAGCCTTATAGGATTGAGCGTGCTCTCTTGTGGGGATGATTTTGATGATAAGCCAGTGGTTCCTCCTGTGAATAAGGAACCTGTAAATGAGGATCCTAAATCCGATAGTGAAGATGTGAATTTGCACGTGAAGGACTTCATTTGGCAGGGGTTGAACAGCTATTATCTGTGGCAAGGAGATGTAAAAGACTTGGCTGACAAGCGCTTCGGGGATTCAATTCCTGATTTGAAGAATGCGAAATACAAGAAGTTTTTAGAGGGTTATGATAACCCTAAAACACTCTTTTACAATTTATTGAATAACTATGGACGTATAGATAGGTTTAGCTATATCACTGATGATTACACGGTGCTTGAGGAGGCTTTTAAGGGTATCTCGCTGAGCTCGGGTATGGATTATCAGTTGATGGCTTATGATAACAATGGTGTGGTTGCAGTGGTGCGGTATGTGCTGCCTAATTCGGGTGCTGAGGCGGCTGGAATAAAGCGTGGTGATGCTTTTACTAAGGTTGATGGAGAGCTGCTGAACACAAGTAATTACAGGAGTTTGCTACTGAGCGGTAAGACACAGCTGACCCTTGAAATGGCTAAGATTGAGGTTGGAGAGAACAATAGATACAAGGTCATTAACACTGGCAAGACTGTGACACTTACACAGACGAAACTCACTGAGAACCCAATACTTATCAGTAAGGTGATTGAGAAGGGCGGGCATAAGATAGGCTACCTGATGTATAACTCGTTTGTGGCTGACTTTGACTTAAAGCTCAATGAGGTATTTGCTAAGTTCAAGGCTGAGGGCGTTACTGATTTGGTGCTTGACTTGCGGTACAACGGTGGTGGAAGGGTATCGTCAGCGATATATCTATCATCGATGATTACAGGTCAGTTTAACAAGCAACTTTTCTCAAAAGAACAGTGGAACAGTAAGCTGCAACCTATCCGCGAGAAGATAGGCGGTGTAGAGAACTTCTTTGTCGATAAGATTTACAACAATACAGGTACGACCTCTTTGGCGAATATTAACAGCTTGGGGCTTACACGCTTGTACGTCCTTACTACTGGTAGGACTGCTTCGGCAAGTGAGTTGGTTATCAACGGGCTAAGGGCTTATATTGAGGTAACACAGATCGGAGGTACGACTGTGGGCAAAAACCAAGCTTCGGTAACGGTATACGACTATATAGGCACTGGAAGGAGCCGTGTGAAGAACCCGTCACACAAGTGGGCAATGCAGCCTTTGGTGCTCAAAATGGCTAATGCTAAAGGCTTTAGCGATTATACCAGTGGCTTGGCTCCTACTATTGAGCTCAAAGAGAACCTCAGCAATATGGGTGTGCTAGGCGAGGAGAGTGAGCCTTTCTTAGCCAAAGCCATAGAGAGAATTACTGGGCAGACAAGTAGAGCTTATACACGCAAAACGGTTGCCCCTTCGTTGGAGGTTATCGATGACTCAAAATCTGGT
- the mutL gene encoding DNA mismatch repair endonuclease MutL produces the protein MSDIIRLLPDHVANQIAAGEVIQRPASAAKELLENAIDAGATEITLIIKEAGKSLLQVIDNGIGMSTTDARLAFERHATSKIQQAEDLFHLTTKGFRGEALASIAAIAHVEMTTKRPEDELGTALHIEGSKITRHEPCVCPDGTSIAMKNLFFNIPARRNFLKSDRVELSHILDEFYRVALAHPAIHFNMFSNGANLFNLPTSQFRQRIVNLFGAKMNEKLVPIFEEETPLVKISGFIVKPEYLSKTKGYQYLFVNHRYIKSQYLHHAITMAYEGLIHSDQKPEYFINLEVDPATIDINIHPTKTEVKFEEEHSIYALLRSAVKHSLGQFQITPPIDFDKDPIFDVPYSYKDKESVMPRVEVNPDFNPFKEESYEQISSRVGGEAYPSFSKKTASWESLYAGIQEQKFESQAIESSLFEQEPTLPQTKKIISLGKKYLITTLAGELIVINITRAHQRVLYEDFLKRLEVSYTASQQLMFPYEIPFQKVELQLIEELKPMLESIGFMIDILEDRIVLSGIPIHLSDSDIPKIFTEIIHEHLEVESSPEDSQQEAFAKRMSYSLAIKTGQTLTEEEQESLINNLFSCQEPMLSPFGRRIYTNFSLTDLDKFL, from the coding sequence ATGAGTGATATAATACGTTTACTTCCTGACCACGTAGCCAACCAGATCGCTGCGGGGGAGGTCATTCAGCGCCCTGCCTCAGCCGCCAAGGAGCTCCTTGAAAACGCTATCGATGCTGGCGCTACCGAAATAACGCTTATCATCAAGGAGGCAGGCAAAAGCCTCCTCCAAGTCATCGACAATGGAATAGGTATGAGCACTACCGACGCCCGCCTTGCTTTCGAAAGGCACGCCACTTCTAAAATACAGCAGGCAGAGGATCTCTTTCACCTTACCACCAAAGGATTTCGCGGCGAGGCATTGGCTTCCATTGCTGCTATTGCCCACGTCGAGATGACCACCAAGCGCCCTGAGGATGAGCTCGGTACAGCCCTCCACATTGAGGGAAGCAAAATCACCCGCCACGAGCCTTGCGTATGCCCTGACGGCACCTCAATTGCGATGAAGAACCTTTTCTTCAACATTCCTGCACGCCGCAACTTCTTAAAGTCCGATCGCGTTGAACTTAGCCACATTCTCGACGAGTTCTACCGCGTTGCCTTGGCGCACCCCGCCATACACTTCAATATGTTTAGCAACGGCGCAAACCTATTCAACCTACCGACGTCGCAGTTTAGGCAGCGCATTGTCAATCTTTTTGGAGCTAAGATGAACGAAAAGCTCGTGCCTATCTTTGAGGAAGAAACCCCATTGGTAAAGATCAGTGGCTTCATCGTCAAGCCCGAATACCTCAGTAAAACCAAAGGTTACCAATACCTCTTTGTAAACCATCGCTATATCAAGAGCCAATACCTACACCACGCCATCACAATGGCTTATGAGGGGCTCATCCATAGCGATCAGAAACCTGAGTATTTCATCAACTTAGAGGTCGATCCCGCAACGATTGATATCAATATACACCCTACCAAAACCGAAGTTAAGTTTGAGGAGGAGCATAGCATTTACGCACTTCTCCGCTCGGCAGTAAAGCATAGCTTAGGGCAGTTCCAGATCACCCCGCCTATTGATTTCGATAAAGACCCGATATTCGACGTGCCTTACTCCTATAAAGATAAGGAGTCGGTGATGCCTCGCGTGGAGGTAAATCCCGATTTCAACCCTTTTAAAGAGGAAAGCTATGAGCAGATCAGCAGTAGAGTAGGAGGGGAGGCGTATCCTTCTTTCAGTAAGAAGACTGCCTCGTGGGAGAGTCTCTACGCAGGTATTCAAGAGCAGAAGTTTGAAAGTCAGGCTATTGAAAGTTCACTTTTTGAGCAGGAACCTACACTTCCACAAACTAAAAAGATCATCTCACTCGGCAAAAAATACCTCATCACCACGTTGGCGGGCGAGTTGATTGTCATTAACATTACACGCGCCCATCAGCGAGTACTTTATGAGGATTTTCTCAAGCGCTTAGAGGTGTCGTACACCGCGAGCCAACAGCTGATGTTCCCCTATGAAATCCCCTTCCAAAAGGTGGAACTACAACTGATAGAAGAACTCAAACCGATGCTTGAGAGCATTGGCTTTATGATAGATATCCTCGAGGATAGGATAGTGCTCAGTGGCATACCAATTCACCTTTCCGACAGCGACATCCCTAAGATTTTCACTGAAATCATCCACGAGCACCTTGAGGTAGAATCCTCTCCTGAGGATAGCCAGCAAGAGGCTTTTGCCAAGCGAATGAGTTATAGCTTAGCTATCAAAACAGGGCAAACTCTCACCGAGGAAGAGCAAGAAAGCCTTATCAACAACCTGTTTAGTTGTCAAGAGCCGATGCTCTCACCTTTTGGCAGACGAATATACACAAATTTTTCACTTACCGACTTAGATAAATTTTTATAG
- a CDS encoding rhomboid family intramembrane serine protease, translating into MERITPIVKNLIIINVIFFLATEIMLRTSGIDLNQMLALYYFENSHFHLWQYITYMFMHGGVMHILFNMYALWAFGTPLEKIWGAQKFLFFYFSCGIGAALLHTGVNYYYFHQGLNALTAKGIPEEMIRSLFDKGQYLQAWKEVITVSDFNNMASSYIVSTVGASGAIYGILVAFGFMFPDAALMLIFFPVPIKAKYFIPILVGLDLFSGVTGVSLFGGNIAHFAHVGGALIGFVIMWYWRKGNSIDNNQFRYS; encoded by the coding sequence ATGGAAAGAATAACACCCATAGTTAAGAACCTTATCATCATCAATGTCATCTTTTTCTTAGCAACCGAAATAATGTTGCGCACTTCAGGCATTGACCTCAACCAAATGCTTGCACTCTACTATTTTGAGAACAGCCACTTCCATCTCTGGCAGTACATCACTTATATGTTTATGCACGGAGGGGTAATGCACATTCTCTTCAATATGTATGCGCTTTGGGCTTTTGGTACACCACTTGAAAAAATATGGGGGGCACAAAAGTTTCTCTTCTTCTATTTCTCCTGTGGTATTGGTGCTGCACTTCTGCATACTGGGGTCAATTACTATTACTTTCATCAGGGGCTCAATGCACTTACTGCGAAGGGGATACCTGAGGAGATGATCCGTTCACTCTTCGATAAAGGACAATACCTACAAGCTTGGAAGGAAGTCATCACAGTAAGCGATTTTAACAATATGGCATCGTCATATATTGTCTCAACAGTAGGGGCTTCGGGGGCTATTTATGGCATCCTTGTAGCCTTCGGCTTTATGTTTCCTGATGCAGCACTGATGTTGATATTCTTCCCAGTGCCGATTAAAGCGAAGTACTTTATCCCGATCTTAGTGGGACTCGACCTCTTCTCAGGAGTAACAGGGGTATCGCTCTTCGGTGGAAATATAGCCCACTTTGCTCACGTGGGAGGTGCTCTTATCGGCTTTGTCATTATGTGGTACTGGCGTAAGGGTAATTCCATTGATAATAACCAATTTAGGTATAGCTAA
- a CDS encoding carboxypeptidase-like regulatory domain-containing protein, whose translation MRQYLLFLLLLLPYYLSAQSHNELRGRVMAGDTLPLSGVHIQNLYTKQVTTTSADGYFTIKAAVNQTLQFTHVSMQTAYHTVSKADFQFSGLLVKMKESVTELSEVEVSKYKKITAQELGILQHTPQEMTYNEKRLSSSRGSILGVDWVINSLTGHRKMLKQIVVNDRNRAVANYILDHKYDFMQKELKLSDEDCAILAYYVMDKPEFHAAIEKKEDKKLEFLLIEAWGEYQRKSSEK comes from the coding sequence ATGAGGCAATATCTTCTCTTTCTACTCCTTTTGCTGCCTTACTACCTCTCAGCCCAGAGCCATAACGAGCTTCGTGGGCGGGTGATGGCAGGCGATACCTTGCCATTAAGTGGGGTGCATATCCAGAACCTCTATACCAAGCAAGTAACCACTACTTCTGCCGATGGTTATTTTACGATCAAGGCAGCAGTAAATCAGACCTTACAGTTTACTCACGTATCAATGCAGACAGCTTATCATACAGTTAGCAAAGCTGATTTTCAGTTCTCTGGCTTACTTGTGAAGATGAAAGAATCCGTTACCGAACTTAGTGAGGTTGAAGTCTCTAAGTATAAAAAGATTACTGCCCAAGAGCTGGGTATATTGCAGCATACCCCACAGGAGATGACCTATAACGAAAAACGCCTGAGTAGCAGTCGAGGATCCATCTTAGGGGTAGACTGGGTGATTAATAGCCTCACAGGGCATCGTAAAATGCTCAAACAGATTGTAGTAAATGATCGCAACCGTGCAGTTGCCAATTATATCCTTGATCACAAGTATGACTTTATGCAGAAAGAACTCAAGCTCTCCGATGAGGATTGCGCTATCTTGGCTTACTACGTGATGGATAAGCCCGAATTTCACGCTGCTATTGAGAAAAAAGAAGATAAGAAGCTCGAGTTCCTTCTTATTGAGGCGTGGGGCGAATACCAGAGGAAAAGTTCTGAAAAATAA